The proteins below come from a single Mytilus edulis chromosome 5, xbMytEdul2.2, whole genome shotgun sequence genomic window:
- the LOC139525004 gene encoding ovarian abundant message protein-like codes for MHVNQRPIEQTPIKNENTTIEQTPIKNENTTIEQTPIKNENTTIEQTPIKNENTTIEQTPIKNENTTIEQTSIKNENTTIEQTPIKNENTTIEQTPIKIGNTTIEQTPIKILKTLSSNKHQSRLKTLPSNKHQSRLETLPSNNHQSKLETLPSNKHQSRY; via the coding sequence ATGCATGTCAATCAACGACCAATCGAACAAACACCAATCAAGAATGAAAACACTACCATCGAACAAACACCAATCAAGAATGAAAACACTACCATCGAACAAACACCAATCAAGAATGAAAACACTACCATCGAACAAACACCAATCAAGAATGAAAACACTACCATCGAACAAACACCAATCAAGAATGAAAACACTACCATCGAACAAACATCAATCAAGAATGAAAACACTACCATCGAACAAACACCAATCAAGAATGAAAACACTACCATCGAACAAACACCAATCAAGATTGGAAACACTACCATCGAACAAACACCAATCAAGATATTGAAAACACTATCATCGAACAAACACCAATCAAGATTGAAAACACTACCATCGAACAAACACCAATCAAGATTGGAAACACTACCATCGAACAATCACCAATCAAAATTGGAAACACTACCATCGAACAAACACCAATCAAGATATTGA